A genomic stretch from Algoriphagus halophilus includes:
- a CDS encoding BamA/TamA family outer membrane protein, producing MNREIGFNTNLERIIFSIINLKKYSCLVWVVIGVLFLGTGIRSEARQLFKKDSTKAEVKPYKLYFIPLPALSYNPAFGFIYGVAASSNILIGDPKDTKLSSGFLNATYSSKKQLILSLKTTIYTNHNNWILLGDWRFLDSSQPTYGLGTGKQTEILVNEKQDGFELGDYKDGVDLAELMEFNLIRFHQVALRKVNKDLYAGLGYHVDRYTEIQDNLLDLELDPPRITNHFAYNTLHDFDLEKYTITGPSLNVVLDTRDNVNFPFKGRYAFAQYRFLPSWLGSDKSTHAWWFEYRQYWNVSKKVERNTIALWAYANITPFGKLPYMGLPALGWDQLGRSGRAYPQGRFRGENLFYSELEYRFRIPLMNKNPDFLGGVIFANSTSASSLDQDVKLFQTIKGGAGVGLRFMFQKATRSNVTLDYGIGSDGKGAIYFNLNEYF from the coding sequence ATGAATCGGGAAATTGGATTTAATACTAATCTTGAAAGAATTATATTTTCAATCATAAATCTTAAAAAATATTCCTGCTTAGTTTGGGTAGTGATTGGAGTTCTTTTTTTAGGGACAGGGATTCGATCTGAAGCAAGACAACTTTTCAAAAAGGATTCTACAAAAGCCGAGGTTAAACCCTATAAACTTTATTTCATTCCTTTACCCGCTCTTTCTTATAATCCTGCTTTTGGCTTTATCTATGGAGTAGCTGCCTCCAGTAATATTTTGATTGGTGACCCCAAGGATACTAAACTTTCCTCTGGCTTTTTAAATGCTACCTATTCCAGTAAGAAGCAATTGATTTTGAGTCTAAAGACTACAATTTATACTAATCATAACAACTGGATTCTTTTAGGGGATTGGAGGTTTTTAGATTCTTCTCAACCAACTTATGGCCTTGGTACCGGAAAACAAACCGAGATTTTAGTCAATGAAAAACAAGATGGTTTCGAATTAGGAGATTACAAAGATGGAGTGGATTTAGCGGAGTTGATGGAGTTTAATCTTATTCGATTTCATCAGGTAGCGCTAAGAAAAGTAAATAAAGATTTATATGCAGGATTGGGTTATCACGTAGACAGATACACAGAAATCCAAGATAATTTGCTTGACTTGGAGCTTGATCCTCCGAGGATTACGAACCATTTTGCCTACAATACCCTACATGATTTTGATCTTGAAAAATATACCATTACAGGGCCAAGTCTTAATGTAGTTTTGGATACTCGGGATAACGTTAATTTCCCTTTTAAAGGGAGATATGCTTTTGCGCAATATCGGTTTCTTCCCAGTTGGTTGGGGAGTGATAAAAGTACACATGCCTGGTGGTTTGAATACCGCCAGTATTGGAATGTTTCTAAAAAAGTGGAAAGGAACACCATTGCCTTATGGGCATATGCAAATATTACCCCATTCGGGAAATTACCATATATGGGTTTGCCTGCTTTAGGTTGGGATCAGCTAGGTAGATCAGGTCGAGCATATCCACAAGGAAGATTTAGAGGAGAAAACCTTTTTTATAGTGAATTGGAATATAGGTTTCGAATTCCATTAATGAATAAGAACCCTGATTTTTTAGGAGGAGTTATTTTTGCAAATTCTACTTCGGCATCCTCTTTGGATCAAGATGTGAAACTATTTCAGACTATAAAAGGAGGTGCTGGAGTAGGTTTAAGGTTCATGTTTCAAAAAGCAACTCGCTCTAATGTCACACTTGATTATGGTATAGGGTCAGATGGGAAAGGAGCGATTTATTTTAATCTTAATGAGTATTTCTAA
- a CDS encoding metal-dependent hydrolase family protein, whose amino-acid sequence MKFIKITFTLALVLFSLTVFSQEEPSIVLIKNANVFDGVNEQLQEGVDILIEGNLVKSIGKNLSAGNDATIIDAGGKTIIPGLIDVHWHMALAELPMTFVLSGDAFEVGIRSTLASPKTLMRGFTTVRDMGGTVFSLKKLIDEGLVVGPRILPSGPMISQTGGHFDYRLPNQIPDKIGNMTYWEEVGMTAIADGVSEVRKRSREAFMLGATQIKIAGGGGVASSYDPIDVRQYSLEEMEAIVDVAKSYNSYVGAHIFTDDAIQIAVKAGVKSIEHGMLMGRETLQMMKDNEVWLSTQPILNDEDADKFPNPESNRKFAEVTKGTDNVYQLAKEIGVNMAFGTDLFMGAENAAKQGKLLAKLTRWFTPYEALKMATSENARMLELSGPRHPYKEGPLGVVKEGAYADLIIVDGNPLEDLSLVADPDKNFMVIMKDGKIYKNTLE is encoded by the coding sequence ATGAAATTTATTAAGATCACTTTTACCTTGGCTTTGGTACTATTCAGTTTGACAGTATTCAGTCAAGAAGAACCATCTATTGTACTTATTAAAAACGCCAATGTATTTGATGGGGTAAATGAGCAGCTTCAAGAAGGCGTCGATATTCTTATAGAAGGTAATTTAGTCAAGTCTATAGGAAAGAATCTATCCGCAGGAAATGATGCTACCATTATCGATGCAGGAGGAAAAACAATAATTCCCGGATTGATTGATGTCCATTGGCACATGGCATTGGCAGAACTGCCTATGACATTCGTGCTTTCTGGGGATGCCTTTGAAGTGGGTATTCGAAGTACTTTGGCCTCTCCAAAAACGCTCATGCGAGGTTTTACGACTGTAAGAGATATGGGAGGGACCGTTTTTAGCCTTAAGAAACTCATTGATGAAGGATTGGTAGTGGGTCCACGCATACTTCCCTCCGGACCTATGATTAGCCAAACAGGGGGCCATTTTGACTATCGCCTGCCTAATCAAATTCCTGATAAAATCGGAAATATGACCTATTGGGAGGAAGTAGGAATGACTGCAATAGCCGATGGAGTTTCTGAAGTCCGCAAGCGAAGCCGTGAAGCATTTATGCTAGGAGCGACGCAGATTAAAATTGCCGGTGGTGGGGGCGTTGCTTCCAGTTATGACCCCATCGATGTAAGACAGTATTCGCTCGAAGAGATGGAAGCGATTGTAGATGTTGCAAAAAGTTACAACAGCTATGTTGGCGCACATATTTTCACGGACGATGCGATACAGATAGCCGTAAAAGCTGGTGTCAAAAGTATAGAACATGGGATGCTGATGGGTAGAGAAACACTTCAGATGATGAAAGACAATGAGGTGTGGTTGAGCACGCAGCCTATTTTGAATGATGAGGATGCAGATAAGTTTCCAAACCCAGAGTCCAATAGAAAGTTTGCTGAGGTTACAAAAGGAACTGATAATGTTTACCAACTGGCTAAAGAAATAGGTGTGAATATGGCCTTTGGAACGGATTTGTTTATGGGAGCAGAAAACGCGGCGAAACAAGGGAAATTACTTGCAAAGCTAACACGTTGGTTTACCCCTTATGAAGCACTGAAAATGGCAACCTCAGAGAATGCGCGAATGTTGGAATTGTCCGGTCCTAGACATCCTTACAAAGAGGGTCCTTTAGGTGTGGTAAAAGAAGGAGCATATGCTGATCTGATCATTGTAGATGGTAATCCTTTGGAAGATTTAAGTCTGGTCGCTGACCCTGATAAGAACTTTATGGTAATCATGAAGGATGGAAAAATTTATAAGAACACACTAGAATAA
- a CDS encoding metal-dependent hydrolase family protein produces the protein MKLLKITLTLALVFSSLAVFSQQKDPIILIKNANVFDGVNEQLLEGVDVLIEKNLVKTIGKNLSASNDATVIDAGGRTVIPGLIDAHWHTTYAYTPAAVLFANQGDMPEVAIRSMTGAEKTLLRGFTTVRDPGGNPFAIKKLIDAGEYPGHRILPSGPFMSPTSGHADYYGKLEVPRDKDYMNYWERNWMAMTSDGVDEVRLRTRDILKMGATQIKITTGGGVASEFDPLDVSEYSVDEIKAVVEEATNYNTYVTSHVYTDRGVRTSIESGVMCIEHGFFVTEETLQLMKEKGAWLSLQPVFKEDMTWDNPLSQEKFEGIVEAIDKVFPLAKKVGVNIAVGKDHLFGPTTALQQNEYVVRLGKWFTPYEALKIYTSENARLLEMSGPRHPYQEGPLGVVKEGAYADLVIVDGNPLENLELIADPENNFVVIMKDGKVYKNTLSN, from the coding sequence ATGAAACTTTTAAAAATCACTTTAACCTTAGCCCTGGTATTCTCCAGTTTGGCCGTATTTAGTCAGCAAAAAGACCCAATCATTCTAATCAAGAATGCCAATGTCTTTGATGGTGTTAATGAACAACTGCTCGAAGGAGTGGATGTGTTAATTGAAAAAAATCTAGTAAAGACGATTGGTAAAAACCTTTCAGCAAGCAATGATGCAACCGTTATCGATGCTGGAGGTAGAACAGTAATCCCTGGTTTGATTGATGCTCACTGGCATACCACTTATGCCTATACACCAGCTGCTGTTTTATTTGCAAATCAGGGTGATATGCCTGAAGTGGCTATCCGAAGTATGACTGGAGCGGAGAAAACCTTATTGCGTGGATTTACCACCGTCAGGGATCCAGGAGGCAATCCTTTTGCTATTAAAAAGTTAATTGACGCGGGTGAATATCCAGGACACCGGATTCTTCCCTCAGGTCCGTTTATGAGCCCTACCTCAGGTCATGCAGATTACTATGGCAAACTTGAAGTACCTCGTGATAAAGACTACATGAACTATTGGGAGCGAAATTGGATGGCAATGACATCGGACGGAGTAGATGAAGTTAGGCTAAGAACTCGAGACATCTTAAAGATGGGTGCCACTCAAATCAAGATCACTACGGGAGGTGGGGTTGCTTCTGAATTTGACCCACTCGATGTAAGCGAATACTCGGTGGACGAAATCAAAGCTGTTGTAGAAGAGGCCACCAACTATAATACGTATGTTACTTCACATGTCTATACAGACCGAGGGGTACGTACCTCCATAGAATCTGGGGTAATGTGTATTGAACATGGCTTCTTCGTGACAGAGGAAACATTGCAATTGATGAAGGAAAAAGGTGCTTGGCTTTCTTTACAGCCTGTTTTCAAAGAGGATATGACTTGGGATAATCCTTTAAGTCAAGAAAAGTTTGAAGGAATCGTTGAAGCCATTGACAAAGTATTCCCTCTTGCCAAAAAAGTAGGGGTGAATATTGCAGTGGGAAAAGACCACCTTTTTGGACCGACTACTGCCTTGCAACAAAATGAATATGTCGTTCGATTGGGAAAATGGTTTACTCCCTATGAAGCTTTGAAAATATATACTTCAGAAAATGCTCGGCTTTTAGAAATGAGCGGTCCAAGACATCCTTACCAAGAAGGTCCATTGGGTGTGGTTAAAGAGGGGGCTTATGCTGATTTGGTAATCGTAGATGGAAATCCTTTGGAAAATTTGGAATTGATAGCAGATCCTGAAAACAATTTTGTAGTGATCATGAAGGATGGGAAGGTGTATAAAAATACCCTGAGTAATTGA
- a CDS encoding metal-dependent hydrolase family protein — MKKGLSMILLFVVLCIGTYAQEAQKQILITNAKIFDGTNKLVEGKDVLIQGNKIAQIAEGIMITQDENSTIIDAQGRTLIPGLTDAHWHIMHAHIASMQIFVNEIGYLTLVGAEAAEATLMRGFTTIRDLGGPVFGIKKMIDEGRIVGPRIYPSGAYITQTSGHGDFRFPTAMTRKDGRELLDGELMGWTKIADGVPQVIRRVRENLMSGATQIKVMAGGGVASLSDPLDVRQYTLDEMKAAVEVAASWNTYVAVHAYSDVAVRGALEAGVQSIEHGQMIVEETAKLIKEHDAWLSLQPILNDEDAIPFPEGSFEQQKYLTMTAGTEKAYELAKKYDLKVAFGTDLQNGPEIAAKQGKSLAKLLRWYEPWEVLKMATSTNYELFKMSGPRDPYPGENGVIKEGALADLLLVDGNPLENLDLIADPDNNLKIIMKDGKIYKNTLD, encoded by the coding sequence ATGAAAAAAGGGTTATCAATGATTCTCTTATTCGTAGTCCTATGTATTGGTACTTACGCACAAGAGGCTCAAAAACAGATCTTAATTACCAATGCCAAAATCTTCGACGGAACAAATAAGTTGGTCGAAGGAAAAGATGTATTGATCCAAGGAAATAAAATAGCACAGATTGCTGAAGGGATCATGATAACCCAAGACGAGAACTCAACCATTATAGATGCTCAAGGTAGAACATTGATCCCTGGTTTGACAGACGCGCATTGGCATATCATGCATGCCCATATTGCAAGTATGCAAATTTTTGTGAACGAGATTGGCTATCTGACATTGGTGGGTGCCGAAGCCGCCGAGGCAACGTTGATGCGAGGTTTTACAACTATTCGCGACCTCGGAGGTCCAGTTTTTGGAATCAAGAAGATGATCGACGAGGGAAGAATTGTGGGCCCAAGAATTTATCCATCAGGAGCTTATATTACACAGACCTCCGGACATGGGGATTTCCGGTTTCCGACGGCGATGACAAGGAAAGACGGAAGAGAACTTCTAGATGGGGAATTGATGGGATGGACAAAGATTGCAGACGGAGTTCCCCAGGTGATTAGACGGGTGCGTGAGAATTTAATGAGTGGTGCTACTCAGATCAAAGTGATGGCAGGTGGTGGCGTGGCTTCGCTTAGTGATCCATTAGATGTCAGGCAATATACACTGGATGAAATGAAGGCTGCGGTGGAAGTGGCAGCTAGTTGGAATACCTATGTAGCGGTACATGCCTATTCAGATGTAGCGGTTCGAGGAGCCTTGGAAGCTGGAGTCCAATCGATTGAACACGGTCAGATGATTGTAGAGGAGACTGCAAAGCTGATCAAGGAGCATGACGCATGGCTCAGTTTGCAACCCATACTGAATGATGAAGATGCCATCCCATTTCCCGAAGGATCTTTCGAACAACAAAAATACTTAACAATGACAGCGGGCACGGAAAAAGCCTACGAATTGGCCAAAAAGTATGATTTGAAGGTTGCCTTTGGTACAGATTTACAAAATGGGCCAGAGATTGCGGCCAAACAGGGAAAGTCGCTGGCAAAACTCCTAAGGTGGTATGAGCCATGGGAGGTATTGAAAATGGCAACCAGCACCAATTACGAACTCTTCAAAATGAGTGGGCCTAGGGATCCTTACCCTGGGGAAAATGGTGTGATTAAGGAAGGTGCATTGGCGGATTTGCTCTTGGTGGACGGTAATCCACTTGAGAACCTAGATCTGATTGCTGATCCGGATAACAACTTAAAGATCATTATGAAAGACGGTAAAATTTATAAAAACACCTTGGATTAA
- a CDS encoding M20 family peptidase: MKSSFKVIFYAGIGAVSLLGSCGQNSSSSDQASEAVYLEDFTSLQMTGVDQISVDVDLDGAVQRLSKAVTFPTISNQDREDFDTKAFEDYHKFIEEAYPNVHKTLKKEVLGDPRPYSLLYTWEGKDPSLEPALFYAHQDVVPVPADSRDQWKVDPFAGTVQDGYIWGRGVLDDKNQIHGILEAAEMRIKEGWQPSRTIYFVFGQDEEVGGPEGAKYIADVLEQRGIKRFAYVMDESAPLTPGIFPGIKENTALIGIAQKGFISLELEMNGIGGHSSQPPVESNIGILAEAVTKLEDAQFPYRIHPAVRSQYRYMGPELDKDNQPLYAAVAFGKDDEMTDLEQQFIETMAQNQLTRAMLHTTIAVTMFNAGVKDNVLPPTATAVVNFRPMPGDTPEVIIEHVKNAIQDDRITVRDISASTPATNIAEVGNDAYNMLEKTIRQIWGNDLLVSPFFVIGGSDSKHFQARSFAPDVYTITGIQLENTEEFKGFHGVNERILVEEYGKTIGFFYTIFGNLDAL; encoded by the coding sequence ATGAAATCTTCATTCAAGGTAATTTTCTATGCTGGAATAGGGGCTGTTTCCTTATTGGGAAGTTGTGGTCAAAATTCCAGTTCCTCCGATCAAGCTTCCGAAGCCGTTTACCTGGAAGATTTTACTTCTTTGCAAATGACAGGTGTAGATCAGATCTCTGTAGATGTAGATCTAGATGGAGCTGTACAACGACTATCTAAAGCGGTCACTTTTCCTACCATTTCCAATCAAGATCGAGAAGACTTCGATACCAAAGCCTTTGAGGATTATCATAAGTTTATTGAGGAAGCGTACCCCAATGTTCATAAAACTTTAAAAAAGGAAGTGCTGGGAGATCCTCGTCCATATAGTCTTTTATATACTTGGGAGGGAAAAGACCCATCCTTAGAACCAGCTTTATTTTATGCACACCAGGATGTGGTGCCAGTTCCAGCGGATTCTAGGGATCAATGGAAAGTAGACCCATTTGCCGGAACCGTTCAAGACGGATATATCTGGGGTCGTGGCGTGCTGGATGATAAAAACCAAATTCATGGCATCTTGGAAGCTGCCGAAATGAGGATTAAAGAGGGCTGGCAACCCTCCCGCACGATCTATTTTGTATTTGGTCAGGATGAGGAAGTAGGAGGTCCTGAAGGGGCCAAATACATTGCTGATGTATTGGAGCAACGAGGGATCAAACGATTTGCTTATGTCATGGATGAATCAGCTCCATTAACTCCAGGTATTTTTCCTGGAATTAAAGAGAATACCGCTTTGATTGGTATTGCTCAAAAAGGCTTTATCAGTCTGGAATTGGAGATGAATGGAATAGGAGGACATTCTTCTCAACCTCCAGTTGAATCCAATATTGGTATTTTGGCTGAAGCTGTTACTAAGCTGGAAGATGCGCAGTTTCCTTATAGGATTCATCCCGCAGTTCGTTCCCAATATCGCTACATGGGCCCAGAGTTGGACAAAGACAATCAACCGTTATATGCAGCGGTAGCCTTTGGAAAAGATGATGAGATGACGGATTTGGAACAGCAGTTCATTGAGACGATGGCCCAAAACCAATTGACCAGGGCCATGCTTCATACTACCATTGCAGTAACCATGTTCAATGCAGGGGTAAAGGATAATGTATTACCTCCAACTGCTACTGCTGTTGTGAATTTCAGGCCCATGCCAGGAGATACTCCTGAAGTTATTATTGAACATGTTAAAAATGCCATACAAGACGATCGTATTACTGTTCGGGATATATCTGCCTCTACACCGGCCACCAATATTGCCGAAGTAGGGAATGATGCCTACAATATGCTTGAAAAGACCATCCGTCAGATTTGGGGAAATGATCTATTAGTCTCACCATTTTTTGTAATCGGGGGTTCTGACTCCAAGCATTTTCAGGCCCGATCTTTTGCACCAGATGTATATACCATCACGGGTATTCAATTAGAAAACACGGAAGAATTTAAAGGATTTCATGGAGTAAATGAGCGAATCTTGGTGGAGGAATATGGAAAAACGATAGGCTTTTTTTATACCATATTTGGAAACCTGGATGCGTTGTAG
- a CDS encoding amidohydrolase family protein: MNRRNKLSYSKDLSRLFFLCLLSSTLLISCAQKGSDTNSESAVPSNTEFDLVILNGRVMDPETNFDEVRNVGVLDGKIALITEESISGKETIDATGHVVAPGFIDFHNHIANTPFGQRIALRDGVTTPLEMEAGGYPIDMWYNALEGRSQTNYGATVSTAGIREKIANPNYDTNSGSFVMDITNADTESNPDLQFATLLATPEQLDQMRQMFIEGVEQGGLGIGGLPGYMTNGTKSQETIMWQQVAGKYGLAVYIHGRFSSQMPPTSGILGTQEFLASVGIYGGGLYVHHVHQQTLDLTPAVLDLIEDAQNKGMKVLAEIYPYYQGQTIVSADYLKPETYQKNMGRDYGDLFEISNMQPLTKERYEEMIRTSPQDQVIFGGISEEGMLSALADPRTVIGSDAPPLVIPASGKSAMDFDLPFESVSGHPRAAGTHAKVLKLVREKKLMPLMLAISKMTIMQAKWLEENGVKSMSQKGRLQIGKDADITIFNSENVTDNSTFKQGALPSTGIPYVVVNGTIVVKDSKVLEGVYPGKAIKNDLVKQ, encoded by the coding sequence ATGAATAGACGAAATAAATTAAGTTACTCAAAAGATCTTTCAAGGTTATTCTTCCTTTGTCTTTTGAGTTCAACTTTATTGATAAGCTGCGCTCAAAAGGGCAGTGATACGAATTCAGAATCAGCAGTTCCATCCAACACGGAATTTGATTTAGTCATCTTGAATGGCCGGGTCATGGATCCTGAAACGAATTTCGACGAGGTACGGAATGTCGGTGTTTTGGATGGCAAAATTGCACTGATTACAGAGGAGTCTATTTCAGGAAAGGAAACTATTGATGCCACAGGACATGTGGTAGCTCCGGGATTTATTGATTTCCATAATCATATTGCAAATACTCCGTTTGGTCAGAGGATAGCTCTTCGCGATGGTGTTACAACTCCTTTGGAGATGGAAGCTGGCGGTTATCCCATAGATATGTGGTATAACGCCTTGGAAGGACGTTCACAAACCAACTACGGCGCCACCGTTTCAACAGCAGGAATTCGAGAGAAGATTGCCAATCCAAATTACGATACCAATTCAGGTTCCTTCGTAATGGATATCACGAATGCCGATACGGAAAGTAATCCTGATCTTCAGTTTGCGACTCTTTTGGCAACTCCAGAACAGTTGGATCAAATGAGGCAAATGTTTATAGAGGGGGTCGAACAGGGTGGCCTTGGGATTGGTGGATTACCAGGCTACATGACCAATGGAACGAAAAGTCAAGAAACGATCATGTGGCAACAGGTAGCCGGAAAGTATGGCCTGGCTGTTTACATTCATGGCCGGTTCTCCAGCCAAATGCCTCCGACTTCCGGTATCCTGGGGACTCAGGAGTTCCTGGCCAGTGTAGGCATCTATGGAGGTGGTTTATATGTTCATCATGTCCATCAGCAAACCCTTGATCTCACACCTGCTGTTTTGGATCTGATCGAAGATGCCCAAAACAAAGGAATGAAGGTACTCGCGGAGATCTATCCTTATTATCAGGGTCAAACCATTGTGTCAGCTGATTATTTAAAGCCTGAAACCTATCAGAAGAACATGGGTCGTGATTACGGCGATCTTTTTGAGATTTCAAACATGCAGCCATTAACGAAAGAACGTTATGAGGAAATGATTAGAACGAGCCCACAAGATCAGGTTATTTTTGGGGGGATCTCAGAAGAAGGCATGCTCAGTGCTTTAGCCGACCCAAGAACTGTGATAGGTAGTGATGCACCACCCTTGGTAATTCCTGCTTCAGGAAAGTCAGCTATGGATTTTGACCTGCCTTTTGAGTCTGTATCAGGTCATCCCCGGGCTGCAGGAACTCATGCAAAGGTGTTGAAACTTGTACGCGAGAAAAAACTGATGCCTCTGATGCTGGCCATTTCAAAAATGACCATCATGCAAGCAAAATGGTTGGAAGAAAATGGAGTAAAATCCATGTCCCAGAAAGGCCGGTTACAAATAGGAAAAGATGCCGATATCACCATCTTCAATTCTGAAAACGTGACGGATAATTCTACTTTTAAGCAAGGGGCTTTGCCTTCAACCGGTATACCCTATGTGGTAGTAAATGGTACGATAGTAGTCAAAGATTCAAAAGTATTGGAGGGTGTTTATCCTGGTAAGGCCATTAAAAATGACCTGGTAAAACAATAA
- a CDS encoding amidohydrolase family protein: MKKANGLTVTSILCLMCMALFTACGEKASDTTAGSAVPSDTEFDLVILNGRVMDPETNFDGVQNVGVLDGKIALITEEAINGKETIDATGHVVAPGFIDIHSHISDFPFGQKLSLRDGVTTPLDMEAGAYPVDAWYAKLEGKSQTNYGAAVSAAAVREILANPDYKSTTASILLDAFDPHNRSGFNMTLTEFLPSPEQINELESMLKEGIEQGALGLGAVPGYMTRGTTSRETIMWQRLMGEHGLSTVLHGRFSSQMPPSTGILGTQEMLASVAAYGGGLYVSHIHQQALSYTPTAIDLLDAAKTNGLKTVAAIYPYWQGATVAGADYLAPDNYQRNMGRSYEDIIEVATMKPLTKERYEELLKTQPGASVIFGGVEEEIMLSALADPRTMIESDAAPLSISETGELALDWSTPFESTQGHPRGAGSHAKALRLVREKNLMPLMLAISKMSFMQAKFLQENGVAQMANKGRVQEGKDADITIFNPDTVTDHATMAKGGLPSTGIPYVLVNGTIVVKDSKVLEGVYPGQPIRNKIVK; the protein is encoded by the coding sequence ATGAAAAAGGCAAATGGCCTAACTGTGACGAGTATCCTGTGTCTGATGTGTATGGCGCTCTTTACCGCGTGTGGTGAAAAGGCCAGTGATACGACGGCAGGATCGGCGGTTCCATCCGATACGGAATTTGATTTAGTCATCTTGAATGGCCGCGTCATGGATCCTGAAACGAATTTCGACGGGGTCCAAAATGTAGGTGTTCTGGATGGCAAAATTGCGCTGATTACAGAAGAGGCTATTAACGGAAAAGAAACCATCGATGCCACAGGACATGTGGTGGCACCAGGATTTATTGATATTCATTCGCATATTTCGGACTTCCCGTTTGGGCAAAAACTAAGTTTGCGGGATGGGGTGACTACCCCCCTGGACATGGAAGCTGGCGCATATCCCGTAGATGCATGGTATGCCAAATTGGAGGGTAAATCCCAAACGAATTATGGGGCTGCAGTATCTGCAGCGGCAGTGAGAGAAATACTGGCAAACCCGGATTACAAGTCAACTACCGCTTCGATTCTTTTGGATGCGTTTGACCCTCATAATAGAAGTGGTTTCAATATGACTTTGACGGAATTTCTTCCATCTCCTGAGCAGATCAATGAATTGGAATCAATGCTAAAAGAAGGAATTGAGCAAGGGGCTCTAGGTCTTGGTGCAGTGCCTGGTTATATGACCCGGGGTACGACTAGCCGCGAAACGATCATGTGGCAAAGGTTAATGGGAGAGCATGGTCTGAGTACCGTACTTCATGGAAGGTTCTCCAGTCAAATGCCACCAAGTACTGGTATCCTTGGAACCCAAGAAATGCTTGCAAGCGTAGCGGCCTATGGAGGAGGTTTGTATGTGAGTCATATTCATCAGCAGGCCCTGAGTTATACACCTACAGCTATTGACCTTCTGGACGCAGCTAAAACGAATGGATTAAAAACAGTTGCTGCCATTTACCCTTATTGGCAAGGAGCCACTGTTGCAGGTGCAGATTATTTGGCCCCAGATAATTATCAAAGGAATATGGGAAGAAGTTATGAGGATATCATTGAAGTAGCGACCATGAAGCCACTAACCAAAGAACGTTATGAGGAGTTGTTGAAAACACAGCCGGGCGCGTCTGTCATCTTTGGAGGTGTGGAGGAAGAAATTATGCTTAGTGCATTAGCTGATCCAAGGACCATGATTGAATCTGATGCAGCGCCTTTGTCTATCTCGGAAACTGGGGAGTTAGCTCTTGATTGGTCTACTCCATTTGAATCTACTCAAGGTCATCCTCGAGGTGCGGGCTCTCATGCTAAAGCTTTACGATTGGTTCGAGAGAAGAATCTGATGCCATTGATGTTGGCCATATCAAAAATGAGCTTTATGCAAGCCAAATTTTTACAGGAAAATGGGGTTGCACAAATGGCAAATAAGGGTCGTGTTCAAGAAGGAAAAGATGCTGATATCACCATTTTCAATCCAGATACAGTAACTGATCATGCGACTATGGCAAAAGGAGGCTTACCTTCTACTGGTATACCTTATGTCCTAGTGAATGGTACCATCGTCGTAAAAGATTCAAAGGTATTGGAAGGAGTATATCCTGGTCAGCCGATAAGAAACAAGATTGTAAAATAA
- a CDS encoding HdeD family acid-resistance protein: MEFSNKYWWLGVLKGIVFIILAFFVFRHPLDTLLGLAIYIGISFLFTGIMEIIGSFTISKLAPKWGWILVGGILDLIFGIIFLSNPLISASTIPFVIGIWLMIRGIFLFVDSFGAKKSGVPNWGLMMIGGIIISIFGYSISFNMLMGVLTVTSWMGFGLLIIGLFSIIEGFGLKPKS; encoded by the coding sequence ATGGAGTTTTCTAATAAATATTGGTGGCTAGGAGTCTTAAAAGGAATAGTTTTTATCATTCTTGCTTTTTTCGTGTTCAGACATCCTCTAGATACATTGCTTGGGTTGGCCATCTATATAGGAATAAGTTTTTTATTCACGGGGATAATGGAAATTATAGGTTCTTTTACCATAAGTAAATTGGCTCCCAAGTGGGGATGGATACTGGTAGGAGGAATCCTGGATCTGATCTTCGGAATTATTTTTCTTTCAAATCCACTTATTTCTGCATCTACTATTCCTTTCGTAATAGGTATCTGGTTAATGATTAGAGGTATCTTTCTCTTTGTGGATTCTTTTGGAGCAAAAAAATCAGGAGTTCCTAACTGGGGATTGATGATGATTGGGGGTATTATTATCTCCATTTTTGGCTACTCTATTTCATTTAATATGTTAATGGGAGTCCTTACAGTCACTTCCTGGATGGGCTTTGGATTATTAATCATTGGATTGTTTAGCATAATTGAAGGCTTTGGCCTAAAACCAAAATCTTAA